One genomic region from Deltaproteobacteria bacterium encodes:
- a CDS encoding ATP-binding cassette domain-containing protein, with the protein MTFGNAAAAAAVPDLLRLLNLDSVIRRLPDGLATELGPGRTSPLSGGEVQRLCLARVLLHWQSGELLLDEPTSAQSSMEAAQLFAAL; encoded by the coding sequence GCCGCCGCGGCCGTGCCGGACCTGTTGCGGCTGTTGAACTTGGATTCCGTGATCCGGCGGTTGCCTGACGGATTGGCGACGGAATTAGGGCCGGGCCGCACCTCACCCCTGTCCGGGGGCGAGGTGCAGCGCCTCTGTTTGGCGCGTGTGTTACTCCACTGGCAATCGGGAGAACTCCTGTTGGATGAGCCGACCTCGGCCCAATCGAGTATGGAGGCGGCGCAGCTTTTCGCGGCGTTGTAG
- a CDS encoding TauD/TfdA family dioxygenase — protein MWHTEHADKDCPPDFLVIACLRNPDGVGTRVSRPIMRELDKEDVCCLTTPTAFEFMSRAASALPIGVWEQGRLRYDPVYCRPRSALAARALQQLADAVERSALIAPQAPGCALIIPNRHTVHAREGFHARYDGTDRWLLRTMIRAD, from the coding sequence GTGTGGCACACGGAACATGCCGACAAAGACTGCCCGCCGGACTTCCTGGTCATCGCCTGTCTCCGCAATCCCGACGGTGTCGGAACGCGAGTGAGCCGTCCGATCATGCGGGAACTTGACAAGGAAGACGTCTGTTGCCTGACTACGCCGACTGCATTCGAGTTCATGTCGCGTGCCGCGTCGGCCCTGCCCATCGGTGTCTGGGAGCAGGGACGGCTGCGCTATGATCCCGTCTATTGCCGACCTCGGAGTGCCCTGGCCGCCCGAGCGCTACAGCAGCTGGCGGATGCCGTCGAGCGGAGCGCATTGATTGCCCCGCAAGCACCGGGGTGTGCCTTGATCATTCCGAATCGGCATACGGTCCATGCACGTGAAGGCTTTCATGCGCGCTATGATGGTACCGATCGCTGGCTGCTGCGCACGATGATTCGGGCGGACTGA
- a CDS encoding NUDIX domain-containing protein produces MPAPPHFPVSVKGIVVIDAHIVLLQNERDEWELPGGKLEYGEDPEPCLARELVEELSVRIEVGPLIDVWVYPVAPTTPVVIVTYACTLCDPPQQLTLSHEHQALHCFPLADVPNLRMPDGYKRSIARYLTRTVPS; encoded by the coding sequence ATGCCCGCGCCCCCCCACTTCCCCGTCTCGGTGAAAGGGATCGTCGTGATCGACGCCCACATCGTGTTACTGCAGAACGAGCGGGATGAGTGGGAGCTGCCGGGGGGGAAATTAGAATATGGCGAGGATCCGGAACCCTGCTTGGCGCGGGAATTGGTCGAAGAACTTTCCGTGCGCATCGAAGTCGGCCCACTCATCGATGTCTGGGTCTATCCGGTTGCGCCGACCACGCCGGTCGTGATTGTGACCTATGCCTGCACGTTGTGCGATCCGCCCCAACAGCTCACGTTGAGTCACGAACACCAGGCGCTGCACTGTTTTCCACTGGCCGACGTCCCGAACCTCCGCATGCCCGACGGCTACAAGCGCTCCATCGCGCGCTATCTGACGCGCACCGTGCCGAGCTAA
- a CDS encoding creatininase family protein: protein MTSPEVQRLVQRGWQRIIITSGSIEQHGYHLPLETDLVLAEALAVRAALQLGRTLVAPVIPIGCAAHHMAFAGTVSVSREAFMAYVEQVAESVIAHGFTQLLFTAFHGGNFAPSLEAAQRVQRAHPAIEVHTALDLHQLFAVTNGVIRECFPDRTALDCHAGCVETSMLWALSQAYVRVGAVANGAECTTLPSLHDMRRLSATGVVGIVDGYSTAIGERLFARIVDFMIASWGLGA, encoded by the coding sequence ATGACATCACCTGAGGTGCAGCGTCTGGTGCAACGTGGTTGGCAGCGGATCATCATTACGTCCGGCTCCATCGAGCAACACGGGTATCACTTGCCGTTAGAGACGGATTTGGTGTTGGCCGAAGCGCTGGCAGTTCGTGCCGCATTGCAGCTCGGTCGTACCCTGGTCGCCCCCGTGATTCCGATCGGCTGCGCCGCCCACCACATGGCTTTTGCGGGAACAGTATCGGTGAGCCGCGAGGCGTTCATGGCGTATGTCGAGCAAGTAGCGGAGTCTGTGATTGCACACGGGTTCACGCAATTGCTGTTCACCGCCTTCCATGGGGGAAACTTTGCCCCCTCGCTGGAGGCCGCACAACGAGTGCAGCGCGCGCATCCAGCGATCGAGGTTCACACCGCATTGGATCTGCATCAGCTATTTGCTGTGACGAATGGCGTGATTCGAGAATGCTTCCCGGATCGCACCGCGCTCGATTGCCATGCCGGCTGCGTCGAGACCTCGATGCTCTGGGCGTTGAGCCAGGCATACGTCCGCGTCGGCGCAGTCGCAAACGGCGCGGAGTGCACGACGCTTCCCTCGCTGCATGACATGCGGCGCCTTTCAGCGACCGGCGTGGTCGGCATCGTCGACGGCTATTCCACAGCCATCGGCGAGCGGTTGTTCGCACGCATCGTCGATTTCATGATCGCGTCATGGGGACTCGGCGCCTGA